The segment ACGTCCGCGACGTGCTCGGGGAGCACCTCCCGCTTGAGCAGCGTGCGCTGCGCGTAGAACGCACCGAGCTCGGCCTCGGGGACGCCGTACACCGCCGCGCGTTGCGCGCCCCACCCACCCGCGAAGATCCCGCTGCCGCGGACGACGCCGTCCGGGTTGACACCGTTCACGCGGACGCCGTGCGGGCCGAGCTCCGCGGCGAGCAGGCGGACCTGGTGGGCCTGGTCCGCCTTCGTCGCGCCGTACGCGACGTTGTCCGGGCCGGCGACGAGCGCGTTCTTCGAGACGACGTAGACGATGTCGCCGCCGACGCCCTGGGCGATCATCGCGCTCGCGGCTGCGCGCGCGACGAGGAAGCTGCCCTTCGCCATCACGTCGTGCTGACGGTCCCAGTCCGCCTCGGTCGTGTCGAGCAGCGGCTTCGACACCGACAGGCCGGCGTTGTTGACGACGAGGTCGACGCCGCCGAACGCGCGCATCGCGGCATCGAGGGCCGCCTCGATTTGCGCGGCGTCGGTCACGTCGACCGGTACGCCGAGCGCGACGTCCCGGCCGCCGATGTCGCGCGCGACGTGCCCGGCCTTGTCGCCGTCCACGTCCGCGACGACCACGCATGCGCCGTCGGCCGCGAGCCGCTGCGCGATCGCCCGGCCGATCCCACTCGCGCCTCCGGTGACGAACGCGATCCGGCCCGTGTGGCGCTTCGGCTTCGGCAGCCGCTGCAGCTTCGCCTCCTCGAGCGCCCAGTACTCGATGCGGAACTTCTCGTCCTCCGTGATCGGCGCGTACGTCGACACCGACTCCGCGCCGCGCATCGCGTTGATCGCGTTGACGTAGAACTCGCCTGCCACGCGGGCGGTCTGCTTGTCCTTGCCGAAGGAGAACATGCCCACGCCGGGAACGAGCACGATGGCCGGGTCGGCGCCGCGCATCGCGGGCGAGTCCGGGGTGGCGTGCCGGGCGTAGTAGGCGGCGTACTCCTCGCGGTACGCGGCGTGCAGTTCTTTCAACCGCGCGGCGACCTCGTCC is part of the Acidimicrobiia bacterium genome and harbors:
- the rhaD gene encoding bifunctional rhamnulose-1-phosphate aldolase/short-chain dehydrogenase; the protein is GCILGGHGITAWGGTSEECERNSLHIIRTAERLLAERGRPEPFGPVLDGYQALPEGERRARAAALAPLIRGLASTDRPQVGHFTDAEVVLDFLARAEHPRLAALGTSCPDHFLRTKVRPLVLDLPATAPLDEVAARLKELHAAYREEYAAYYARHATPDSPAMRGADPAIVLVPGVGMFSFGKDKQTARVAGEFYVNAINAMRGAESVSTYAPITEDEKFRIEYWALEEAKLQRLPKPKRHTGRIAFVTGGASGIGRAIAQRLAADGACVVVADVDGDKAGHVARDIGGRDVALGVPVDVTDAAQIEAALDAAMRAFGGVDLVVNNAGLSVSKPLLDTTEADWDRQHDVMAKGSFLVARAAASAMIAQGVGGDIVYVVSKNALVAGPDNVAYGATKADQAHQVRLLAAELGPHGVRVNGVNPDGVVRGSGIFAGGWGAQRAAVYGVPEAELGAFYAQRTLLKREVLPEHVADVVAAIASDEFSRTTGLLVPVDAGIAAAFVR